Proteins co-encoded in one Pyramidobacter porci genomic window:
- the rodA gene encoding rod shape-determining protein RodA — protein sequence MNDHGSWRDTLGALDYPLLIAVGLMYLTGVATIYSAAGGPAGLGRFYAGRQLIWGAVAAVMLAVMLRLDYEFFLDASYWLYGCCCLLLLLLFVMGHRAKGAQSWINLGFFKIQPAEFVKLGLAFVMAHHLTLFPPYNLKNFAGALALGGVSALLVLVQPDLGSALVYGVMIFVALLVAGAPKRYLLSLVGGAAALLPLGWMFLKEYQKKRILVFINPELDPLGAGYNVIQSRIAVGSGRFFGKGFMQGAQSKLRFLPEPHTDFIFSVFAEEFGLVGGLFVLALLSFILWRMIRVALRARSVTVKILVASLSASLWFHSFEAIGMSMGLLPVTGLPLPLMSYGGSSLLATVLAIGVTVKLGAQNEISRRENAVPDSRTPYSVRRS from the coding sequence ATGAACGACCATGGTTCCTGGCGGGATACGCTGGGTGCGCTGGATTATCCGCTGCTGATCGCCGTCGGACTCATGTATCTGACCGGCGTGGCGACGATTTACAGCGCTGCCGGCGGACCGGCAGGCCTGGGCAGATTTTATGCCGGGCGTCAGCTGATCTGGGGCGCCGTGGCGGCCGTGATGCTGGCCGTGATGCTGCGGCTGGATTACGAGTTTTTTCTCGACGCTTCCTATTGGCTCTACGGCTGCTGCTGTCTGCTGTTGCTGCTGCTGTTCGTGATGGGACATCGGGCCAAGGGCGCTCAGTCGTGGATCAACTTGGGATTCTTCAAAATCCAACCGGCGGAATTTGTCAAATTGGGATTGGCCTTTGTGATGGCGCATCATCTGACGCTTTTTCCGCCGTACAACCTGAAAAATTTTGCCGGGGCGCTGGCGCTCGGAGGCGTTTCCGCGCTGCTGGTACTCGTGCAGCCCGATCTCGGCAGCGCGCTGGTCTACGGCGTCATGATCTTTGTGGCGCTGTTGGTGGCGGGCGCGCCGAAGCGCTATCTGCTCTCGTTGGTGGGTGGCGCGGCGGCGCTGCTGCCGTTGGGCTGGATGTTTCTGAAGGAGTATCAGAAGAAGCGGATTCTCGTGTTCATCAATCCGGAGCTGGATCCTCTCGGCGCCGGATACAACGTGATCCAGTCGCGCATCGCCGTGGGGTCGGGGCGTTTCTTCGGCAAGGGGTTCATGCAGGGGGCGCAGAGCAAACTGCGCTTTTTGCCGGAGCCGCATACCGATTTCATCTTCAGCGTTTTTGCCGAGGAATTCGGTCTGGTGGGCGGGCTTTTTGTGCTGGCGCTGCTGTCGTTTATTCTCTGGCGCATGATCCGCGTTGCCCTGAGGGCGCGCAGCGTGACGGTCAAGATCCTTGTGGCGTCGTTGTCGGCGTCACTGTGGTTTCACAGTTTCGAAGCGATCGGCATGAGCATGGGGCTGCTTCCCGTGACGGGGCTGCCTCTGCCGCTGATGAGCTACGGCGGCAGTTCGCTGCTGGCGACGGTACTGGCGATCGGCGTGACGGTGAAGCTGGGCGCACAAAACGAGATCAGCCGCCGCGAAAACGCGGTGCCGGATTCGCGGACGCCGTATTCGGTGCGTCGTTCCTGA
- the minE gene encoding cell division topological specificity factor MinE, translating into MTDFLNRIFKRTKSKDNAKKRLQIVLMHDRKDISPEIMAAIREDILKVISKYMDVDNTGIDIDLNDDENMVALEVSVPVKGMKRASTAIGRVAEKNNA; encoded by the coding sequence ATGACTGATTTTCTGAACCGGATCTTCAAACGGACGAAATCCAAGGACAACGCCAAAAAACGTCTGCAGATTGTGCTCATGCACGACCGCAAGGATATCTCTCCCGAGATCATGGCGGCGATCCGCGAGGACATTCTTAAAGTCATCAGCAAATACATGGACGTTGACAACACAGGAATCGATATCGACCTGAACGATGACGAGAACATGGTGGCGCTCGAAGTTTCCGTGCCCGTGAAGGGCATGAAGCGGGCCTCTACGGCCATAGGCAGGGTGGCCGAGAAAAACAACGCGTGA
- the minD gene encoding septum site-determining protein MinD encodes MAGRVIVVTSGKGGVGKTTTTANISMALAKLGKKVVVVDGDTGLRNLDIILGLENRIVYTLVDVVEGSCELKKALIRDKRVDGLYLLPTAQTRQKDCVSEEQMKALSDELKKDFEFVLFDCPAGIESGFKNASAGASEALVVTTPDVAPVRDADRIIGMLEAQGKERIHLIINRLVPKMMRKGDMLGVSDVLDILSVPLVGVVPEDDLVLRSSNNGEPLTLSPNSPAATAFTNIARRLLGEEVPFLDVENMDKGFLASLRHFFGRK; translated from the coding sequence ATGGCGGGACGCGTGATCGTAGTGACCTCAGGAAAGGGCGGCGTCGGCAAGACGACGACGACGGCCAACATCTCCATGGCTTTGGCCAAGCTGGGCAAAAAAGTCGTGGTCGTCGACGGCGATACGGGACTTCGTAACCTCGACATCATCCTCGGATTGGAAAACCGCATCGTCTATACGCTGGTCGACGTCGTCGAGGGCAGCTGCGAGCTGAAAAAGGCTCTGATCCGCGACAAGCGCGTCGATGGACTTTACCTGCTGCCCACGGCTCAGACCCGTCAGAAGGACTGCGTCAGTGAAGAGCAGATGAAAGCCCTCAGCGACGAGCTGAAGAAGGACTTTGAATTCGTCCTTTTCGACTGCCCTGCCGGCATCGAATCGGGATTCAAAAACGCTTCCGCCGGCGCCTCCGAAGCCCTGGTGGTGACCACGCCCGACGTGGCTCCCGTGCGCGACGCCGATCGCATCATCGGCATGCTCGAGGCCCAGGGCAAAGAGCGAATCCATTTGATCATCAACCGTCTGGTGCCGAAGATGATGCGCAAAGGCGACATGCTCGGGGTCAGCGACGTGCTCGACATCCTTTCCGTCCCGTTGGTCGGCGTGGTGCCCGAGGACGACCTGGTGCTGCGTTCGTCCAACAACGGCGAGCCTCTGACGCTTTCGCCCAACTCTCCGGCGGCGACGGCTTTTACCAACATTGCACGCCGTCTGCTGGGCGAGGAAGTCCCCTTCCTCGACGTGGAGAACATGGACAAAGGCTTCCTTGCCAGCCTTCGCCATTTCTTTGGCCGTAAGTAG
- a CDS encoding septum site-determining protein MinC, whose amino-acid sequence MELASQKKEISFKGRGTSVCVAFEGAILPGISDVLRELRDAGSMVTGHQIVFDFKKLQVPKNWLLDLLRDVIFPMNLSVSLWSAEEPSTKENLASLGFKVDGSERPMVTQGTLKIVSIPLRGGQALQHDGDVLMLGDLHHGAEINATGSIIVLGAIQGQVHAGCNGDNSASVITLSYQTNQLRIGSMISNAMEPGASPWWGKPVRIVVEGGVFVAGDISWEK is encoded by the coding sequence ATGGAACTTGCCTCACAGAAGAAGGAAATCAGCTTCAAAGGACGCGGCACATCGGTGTGCGTGGCCTTTGAAGGCGCGATCCTGCCGGGCATCTCGGACGTGCTGCGAGAGCTGCGCGATGCCGGGAGCATGGTGACCGGCCATCAGATCGTCTTTGATTTCAAGAAACTTCAGGTGCCGAAAAACTGGCTGCTTGATCTGCTGCGCGACGTGATTTTCCCGATGAATCTTTCCGTCTCGCTGTGGAGCGCGGAAGAGCCGTCGACGAAAGAAAATCTGGCGTCGCTGGGATTTAAAGTCGATGGTTCGGAGCGTCCTATGGTGACGCAGGGAACTCTCAAGATCGTCTCGATTCCTCTGCGCGGCGGACAGGCGCTGCAGCATGACGGCGATGTGCTGATGCTGGGTGACCTGCATCACGGCGCCGAGATCAATGCCACCGGCTCGATTATCGTTCTTGGCGCCATTCAGGGGCAAGTGCATGCCGGCTGTAACGGCGATAACAGCGCTTCGGTGATCACCTTGAGCTACCAGACCAATCAGTTGCGCATCGGCTCCATGATCAGCAACGCCATGGAGCCCGGGGCTTCGCCCTGGTGGGGCAAACCCGTACGAATTGTCGTGGAGGGCGGTGTCTTTGTAGCTGGCGATATCTCGTGGGAAAAATAG